Proteins encoded by one window of Methylovirgula ligni:
- a CDS encoding heme-dependent oxidative N-demethylase family protein, protein MTIVFKPTETFHDDFTYRNSDAAILRFPFPFGEDAYMYSVNIEPHVPVGPSPVYLHAFDVDEHYVAECRERARVLALDPGRCKVLPHMMTAQWDTLELIMESFARDYPEHFSLSKNGSTWTWQNRLLGIEDKFTFGDAATLPYPPFEYITRQAQGDFTLQDQRNDNLFVDGGMVTTQADWSLEFDVGMSFHEWHGPVPLAHQIGVFDRALKFLLRLQQAQPVRRLNWTMTINPRLDTSPENYPVWGPDRLTVTPENVAQKVHLRVELQTLFRLPRSNAILFGIRCYLASVDELARVEKWRKRLHRVLRDLPPELETYKGLTRFRQMVIDYLAPFDDGAPLAKGCQPDQTSL, encoded by the coding sequence ATGACGATAGTCTTCAAACCCACCGAAACGTTCCACGACGACTTCACCTATCGCAACAGCGACGCGGCCATTCTGCGCTTCCCGTTTCCCTTCGGCGAAGACGCCTACATGTATTCGGTCAATATCGAGCCGCATGTTCCCGTCGGCCCCTCGCCGGTCTATCTGCATGCGTTCGACGTCGACGAACATTATGTCGCGGAATGCCGCGAGCGGGCGCGCGTGCTGGCGCTCGATCCCGGCCGCTGCAAAGTGCTGCCGCATATGATGACGGCGCAATGGGACACGCTCGAACTCATCATGGAGAGCTTCGCGCGGGATTACCCGGAGCATTTTTCGCTCTCCAAGAACGGTTCCACCTGGACATGGCAAAACCGGCTGCTCGGCATCGAGGACAAGTTCACGTTCGGCGACGCCGCGACGCTTCCCTACCCGCCGTTTGAATATATCACCCGCCAGGCGCAAGGCGATTTCACGCTCCAGGACCAGCGCAACGATAACCTCTTCGTAGATGGCGGCATGGTGACGACGCAGGCTGACTGGTCGCTCGAATTCGATGTCGGCATGAGCTTCCACGAGTGGCACGGTCCGGTGCCGCTGGCGCATCAGATCGGCGTCTTCGACAGGGCGCTCAAGTTCCTTCTGCGTCTGCAGCAGGCGCAGCCGGTCCGCCGGCTGAACTGGACGATGACGATCAATCCACGGCTCGACACGAGCCCCGAGAACTATCCCGTCTGGGGGCCGGATCGTCTCACCGTCACCCCCGAGAATGTCGCGCAGAAGGTGCATTTGCGCGTCGAATTGCAGACGCTGTTCCGTCTGCCGCGCTCCAATGCGATCCTGTTCGGGATTCGTTGCTACCTCGCGAGCGTAGACGAACTCGCACGGGTTGAGAAATGGCGCAAGCGCCTGCATCGCGTGCTGCGCGACCTGCCGCCGGAACTCGAAACCTACAAGGGCCTGACCCGCTTCCGGCAGATGGTTATCGATTATCTCGCGCCCTTCGACGACGGCGCTCCACTCGCAAAAGGCTGCCAGCCGGATCAGACATCCCTGTAA
- a CDS encoding PDR/VanB family oxidoreductase, producing MSGTATLTLRVREAEMIAPLLKRFVLESADRAPLPSIGAGAHLRLLLKEGQKKFRNAYSIAATAPDNSAYEIIVRRVAHSRGGSAFLHDHVDAGAIVEADFPGNLFPISHVARKHLLISGGIGITPFLGYLAYLKTTPAPFELHHFCRVEETETFERALRGYDAGKIHLHPELAQFDLIDMLRKQPLGTHLYVCGPEGLMNMVLAAARSHGWPGSKLHSESFGGAHAGGAPFVAILERSGLEIHVPEDQTLLEAIEAAGLEPPCLCRGGACGQCQTDVIEGEPEHRDHYLNAAEHAENRSMIICVSRAKGDRIVLDL from the coding sequence ATGAGCGGTACAGCCACGCTGACGTTGCGCGTGCGCGAAGCGGAGATGATTGCGCCGCTCCTGAAGCGCTTCGTCCTCGAATCGGCCGACCGTGCGCCGCTGCCCTCAATCGGCGCCGGCGCGCATCTGCGCCTGCTGCTGAAAGAGGGCCAGAAGAAATTCCGCAACGCCTATTCCATCGCCGCGACGGCACCGGACAACAGCGCCTACGAGATCATCGTGCGCCGCGTGGCGCATTCGCGCGGCGGCTCGGCCTTTCTCCACGATCACGTCGATGCCGGAGCGATCGTCGAGGCCGACTTCCCCGGCAATCTGTTTCCGATTTCGCACGTCGCGCGCAAACATCTGCTGATCAGCGGCGGCATCGGAATCACGCCATTTCTCGGCTATCTCGCCTATTTGAAAACGACGCCCGCGCCTTTCGAACTGCACCATTTCTGCCGGGTTGAAGAAACCGAGACGTTCGAACGGGCGCTGCGTGGATACGATGCCGGGAAAATCCATCTTCACCCCGAGCTCGCGCAGTTCGATCTCATCGATATGCTGCGGAAGCAGCCGCTGGGCACGCATCTTTACGTCTGCGGTCCGGAAGGGCTCATGAATATGGTGCTGGCGGCCGCGCGCTCGCACGGCTGGCCGGGCTCAAAGCTCCATTCCGAGTCCTTTGGCGGCGCCCATGCGGGCGGCGCGCCCTTTGTCGCGATCCTCGAGCGCAGTGGCCTTGAAATCCATGTGCCCGAAGATCAGACCCTGCTCGAAGCAATCGAGGCCGCGGGTCTTGAGCCGCCCTGCCTTTGCCGTGGGGGCGCCTGCGGCCAATGCCAGACGGACGTTATCGAAGGCGAGCCGGAACACCGCGACCATTATCTCAATGCCGCCGAGCATGCGGAAAACCGCTCCATGATCATCTGCGTCTCGCGCGCGAAGGGAGATCGCATCGTCCTCGATCTCTGA
- a CDS encoding dimethylamine monooxygenase subunit DmmA family protein, whose amino-acid sequence MPSPTIPSRPTYKPFELVPVARAHLIIAEHLEALPNLSPPAWPDAPIEFWAIVPDSRSLGLQRVNHGIPTYHYRAAPHLLDHLAYRLEREFVGLHLYAIGRESFIWDVAGLARGKGMDRDEYHLTQQGSERRRVYCVHCRTFTENVSTNIAVCSGCGAQLQVRDHFSQRLAAFMGVQVDAELPGALPPIEEAYP is encoded by the coding sequence ATGCCGAGTCCGACTATCCCCAGCCGACCAACATACAAGCCTTTCGAACTCGTGCCGGTCGCGCGCGCCCACTTGATCATCGCCGAACATCTGGAGGCGCTGCCGAACTTGTCGCCCCCCGCATGGCCGGACGCGCCGATCGAATTCTGGGCCATCGTCCCCGACAGCCGCTCGCTTGGCCTGCAGCGGGTGAATCACGGCATCCCGACCTATCATTACCGCGCCGCGCCGCATCTTCTCGACCATCTCGCCTATCGGCTGGAGCGTGAATTTGTCGGACTGCACCTTTATGCGATCGGCAGGGAGTCCTTCATCTGGGATGTTGCCGGGTTGGCGCGCGGCAAAGGCATGGACCGCGACGAATACCATCTGACGCAGCAAGGATCGGAGCGCCGGCGCGTCTATTGCGTCCATTGCCGGACCTTCACCGAAAATGTGAGCACCAATATCGCGGTGTGCAGCGGCTGCGGGGCGCAATTGCAGGTCCGCGATCACTTCTCGCAGCGTCTCGCCGCTTTCATGGGCGTCCAGGTCGATGCCGAGCTTCCCGGCGCGCTTCCCCCGATTGAAGAGGCCTATCCATGA
- a CDS encoding APC family permease, which translates to MTSLANELDAIPEKGKLHRSISWVGAFWVASGVPALVLFSIGGIAGTAGNLAFLIWAASIALGFVQSFTYAEIAGLFPNKSGGASIYGAAAWVRYVKFVAPLSVWCNWIAWSPVLSLGCSIAAAYVLNALAPVPSAQSPEVAQWIAAHAATLHGSAADQTAAAVAALTPGIRNWTAFSHTIGPVSFSLNAAFFVGVVLMLVVFAIQHRGILGTANVQKWIGLAVIIPMAIVGVVPLFNGAVHWNNFSPLTPLAAASAPQLGSWNITGWTLVLGSMFIAAWSTYAFETAICYTSEFRDPAKDTFKAIFYSGLLCIALFVLVPFTFQGALGLTGMLDPSVVDGSGVAQAMAHMVGGGKIIESLLVMLMILALILSIMTAMAGSSRTLYQGSVDGWLPRYLNHVNSHGAPTRAMWTDLTFNLVLLSIACADATSFFFVLAVSNCGYIIFNFLNLNSGWLHRIDSGHVPRPYKAPAWIIGIGAALSFVNVIFMGAGAKVWNPAALWAGLIAAALIIPVFAFRHYVQDGGKFPHEMLEDLQVGGTAALTQKKAGILPYVTLAAGVVTLLVANWFFKL; encoded by the coding sequence ATGACCAGCCTTGCAAACGAATTGGATGCCATTCCCGAAAAGGGCAAACTGCATAGATCGATTTCCTGGGTCGGCGCGTTCTGGGTTGCGAGCGGCGTGCCGGCGCTCGTGCTGTTCTCTATCGGCGGCATCGCCGGCACGGCGGGCAATCTCGCCTTTCTCATCTGGGCGGCATCGATCGCGCTGGGCTTCGTTCAATCGTTCACCTACGCGGAAATCGCCGGCCTCTTTCCCAACAAATCGGGCGGCGCCTCGATCTACGGCGCGGCGGCGTGGGTGCGTTACGTCAAGTTTGTCGCACCGCTCTCCGTATGGTGTAACTGGATCGCCTGGAGCCCCGTGCTCTCGCTCGGCTGTTCCATTGCAGCGGCCTACGTCCTGAACGCGCTGGCGCCGGTTCCTTCGGCACAGAGCCCGGAGGTCGCACAATGGATCGCGGCGCATGCGGCCACCTTGCACGGCAGCGCCGCCGACCAGACGGCTGCGGCTGTCGCGGCGCTGACGCCGGGCATCCGCAATTGGACCGCTTTCTCGCACACGATCGGTCCGGTCAGTTTCTCGTTGAACGCCGCTTTCTTCGTCGGCGTTGTGCTGATGCTGGTCGTCTTCGCGATTCAGCATCGCGGCATTCTCGGCACGGCGAACGTGCAGAAATGGATCGGCCTGGCGGTCATCATTCCGATGGCGATCGTCGGCGTCGTGCCGCTGTTCAACGGCGCGGTGCATTGGAACAATTTCTCGCCGCTCACGCCGCTCGCCGCGGCCTCCGCGCCGCAACTCGGAAGCTGGAATATCACCGGCTGGACGCTGGTACTCGGCAGCATGTTTATCGCCGCCTGGTCGACCTATGCGTTCGAGACGGCGATCTGCTACACGAGCGAATTCCGCGATCCCGCTAAAGACACGTTCAAGGCGATCTTTTATTCCGGACTGCTTTGCATCGCGCTCTTCGTGCTGGTGCCGTTCACCTTCCAGGGCGCGCTGGGCCTGACGGGCATGCTCGATCCGTCCGTCGTGGACGGCTCCGGCGTGGCGCAGGCCATGGCGCATATGGTCGGCGGCGGCAAGATCATCGAGAGCCTGCTCGTCATGCTGATGATCCTTGCCCTGATTCTGTCGATCATGACGGCGATGGCCGGCTCGTCGCGCACGCTTTACCAAGGCTCGGTCGATGGCTGGCTGCCGCGCTATCTGAACCACGTCAATTCGCATGGCGCTCCCACCCGCGCGATGTGGACCGATCTGACGTTCAACCTCGTCCTGTTGTCGATTGCCTGCGCCGACGCGACGAGCTTCTTCTTCGTGCTCGCGGTGTCGAACTGCGGCTACATCATCTTCAACTTCCTCAACCTGAACTCCGGCTGGCTGCACCGGATCGATTCCGGCCATGTGCCGCGTCCCTACAAGGCGCCGGCGTGGATCATCGGCATCGGCGCGGCGCTGTCCTTCGTCAATGTCATCTTCATGGGCGCGGGCGCCAAAGTCTGGAACCCGGCGGCACTGTGGGCGGGCCTGATCGCGGCGGCGCTCATCATCCCCGTCTTCGCCTTCCGGCATTACGTTCAGGACGGCGGCAAGTTCCCGCACGAGATGCTTGAGGATCTGCAAGTCGGCGGCACCGCCGCGCTGACGCAGAAGAAGGCGGGGATTCTTCCCTATGTCACGCTGGCTGCCGGTGTGGTGACGCTGCTCGTCGCCAACTGGTTCTTCAAGCTCTGA
- a CDS encoding aminomethyltransferase family protein: MNTHVYSRQSVLNDRHRALGTQFESSWNDMPIPQRYATDPYFETEAVRCRAGLFDVTSLRLINVTGKDALAALEELLTSNISKLGPGKSAISNIVDENGSLIDDVLVYAIAPDTYRLSHGGGTLEDVLPLVAKGRDVQFRKDNDTHILSLQGPKALDILAPHTPFDLASLRYFEHAPTILFGRPVTLARGGYSGERGYEVFCTAADAGFIWDSIVEAGKPFGAIPVSWACLDIVRVESALLFFPFDMPEGDTTPWEAGVPWTVHLDKPSFRGKDALIRRRGQERVAQVGIEVDHGDAIEPGAKLFKDGVEVGVVNSTTYSQHLMRSLALVHVKPAYAPFGAELDVHSEAGVFKARVVKVPFYDPLRLRTHPLEERSPR, encoded by the coding sequence ATGAACACGCATGTCTATTCCCGGCAGTCGGTCCTCAACGATCGGCACCGCGCGCTCGGAACGCAGTTCGAATCCTCCTGGAACGATATGCCGATTCCGCAGCGCTACGCGACGGACCCGTATTTCGAGACGGAGGCCGTCCGCTGTCGTGCCGGGCTCTTCGACGTGACATCCCTGCGTCTGATCAATGTCACCGGCAAGGACGCGCTTGCCGCGCTGGAGGAGCTGCTGACTTCGAACATTTCGAAGCTCGGGCCGGGCAAATCCGCCATCAGCAATATTGTCGATGAGAATGGGTCGCTTATCGACGACGTTCTTGTCTACGCCATTGCGCCAGACACCTACCGGCTGTCACATGGCGGCGGCACGCTCGAAGATGTTCTGCCGCTCGTGGCGAAAGGGCGCGACGTGCAATTCCGCAAAGACAACGACACGCATATCCTGTCGCTGCAAGGGCCGAAGGCGCTCGACATTCTGGCGCCGCACACGCCGTTCGATCTCGCCAGTCTCCGCTATTTCGAACATGCGCCGACGATTCTGTTCGGCCGCCCGGTGACGCTGGCGCGCGGCGGCTATTCAGGCGAGCGCGGCTACGAAGTCTTCTGCACCGCCGCCGATGCGGGCTTCATCTGGGATTCCATCGTCGAGGCGGGGAAACCCTTCGGCGCGATCCCGGTTTCCTGGGCCTGCCTCGATATCGTGCGGGTCGAGTCGGCGTTGCTTTTTTTCCCCTTCGATATGCCGGAGGGCGACACGACGCCGTGGGAGGCGGGTGTGCCCTGGACTGTGCATCTCGACAAGCCATCTTTCCGCGGCAAGGACGCGCTCATCCGCCGGCGCGGGCAGGAGCGTGTCGCGCAGGTCGGCATCGAGGTCGATCATGGCGATGCCATCGAGCCGGGCGCGAAGCTGTTCAAGGATGGCGTTGAAGTCGGCGTCGTCAACAGCACGACCTACAGCCAGCATCTGATGCGCTCGCTCGCGCTCGTACATGTCAAACCCGCTTACGCGCCCTTCGGCGCGGAGCTTGACGTTCACAGCGAGGCGGGCGTGTTCAAAGCGCGTGTCGTCAAAGTGCCGTTCTACGATCCGCTGCGACTACGGACTCATCCGCTGGAAGAACGCTCCCCGCGCTGA
- a CDS encoding helix-turn-helix domain-containing protein yields MSQTTGMTGNADKPLLRLNDREWFNRLGQVAKSIGSREFHHELVDLFGASIRHESCWIIRFSRATTPQVLFTHNVAEEVVSTYSHSYSEIDPFSDFWQDQGRAGVIMLAEAKASSMRTEAYSRIFLPNANISDEMSVFLPTVGNDCYGLFLEREQGQFSRSDVERARLVFPALEGCHRAHMSWMLANLHNGSDLELSGLANKPLLIQDRFGIDVYANDAWADAVAADGALTSLLGEFSACEHGQTRSLDGCVLKFEALRGDFPLAPHGRLFVLEPHNSSLRVAAEDFAAPVELTPRERDIFGLIMNGRTTGQIAQTLKISKGVIKNYKQRIYRKVNVDSERALVRKFAPSFRGVEAGAW; encoded by the coding sequence ATGTCGCAAACGACAGGTATGACGGGAAACGCCGATAAGCCGCTGCTGCGTCTCAACGACAGGGAGTGGTTCAACAGGCTCGGACAGGTGGCGAAGTCGATCGGCTCGCGGGAATTCCATCACGAGCTCGTCGATCTCTTCGGCGCCAGCATCCGACATGAGTCGTGCTGGATCATTCGCTTCTCGCGCGCCACGACGCCGCAAGTGCTGTTCACGCACAATGTCGCCGAAGAAGTCGTCAGCACGTATAGCCACAGCTATTCGGAGATCGACCCCTTCTCGGATTTTTGGCAGGACCAGGGCCGCGCCGGCGTCATCATGCTCGCCGAAGCCAAAGCGTCCTCGATGCGGACGGAGGCTTACAGCCGTATCTTCCTGCCCAACGCCAATATTTCCGACGAGATGAGCGTTTTCCTGCCGACGGTGGGGAATGATTGCTACGGCCTTTTTCTCGAGCGCGAACAGGGACAATTCTCGCGCTCTGACGTTGAACGCGCTCGGCTGGTCTTCCCGGCCCTCGAAGGCTGCCACCGCGCGCATATGAGCTGGATGCTCGCCAATCTACACAATGGCAGCGATCTGGAATTGAGCGGACTGGCCAACAAGCCGCTGCTGATTCAGGATCGCTTCGGGATCGATGTCTATGCGAACGATGCCTGGGCCGACGCGGTCGCGGCGGATGGCGCCCTCACCAGCTTGCTCGGCGAATTCTCCGCTTGCGAACACGGCCAGACGCGGTCGCTGGATGGCTGCGTTCTGAAATTCGAGGCTTTGCGCGGTGATTTTCCGCTGGCGCCGCACGGGCGCCTGTTTGTGCTCGAACCGCACAATTCCTCGCTGCGGGTTGCCGCAGAGGATTTCGCCGCCCCGGTCGAACTCACGCCCCGCGAACGCGATATTTTCGGGCTTATCATGAACGGCCGCACGACCGGCCAGATCGCCCAGACGCTGAAAATCAGCAAAGGCGTAATCAAGAATTACAAGCAGCGCATCTATCGCAAGGTGAATGTCGATTCCGAGCGCGCCCTGGTGCGGAAGTTCGCGCCGTCGTTTCGCGGGGTCGAAGCCGGCGCCTGGTAA
- a CDS encoding lytic murein transglycosylase — protein sequence MALVVLAALMPAAAPMPAGAAESAFHAFLESLWPRAAARGVSRATFTQTIADITEDPSVPVAVGKQPEFERLLSAYFKEAVSPTRIARGRALAGTYRSELETVVRRYGVPSGILLAAWGMESDFGRDRGNKDVVRSLATLAFHPRDTDIFVNEFVSALVILEQGRLPRGRLIGSWAGAMGDPQFMPSAYLKYAVSYRETGAPDIWNNPADTLASIGHFLRASGWNPALPWGVEVVLPENFAFKTLHADFRDFAAAGVKAANGRALPQGRATLFLPAGASGPAFLLSDNYWVLKAYNNSDSYALSLACLGDRIEGRSGLHRAWPKNQTLFSRSEKLEIQKLLAKLNLYRGTFDGKFGQASRDAIHAFQIEAGDAPADGAARADLLTRLHAAAR from the coding sequence ATGGCCCTGGTCGTGCTCGCGGCGCTGATGCCTGCGGCGGCGCCAATGCCCGCAGGGGCGGCAGAAAGCGCTTTTCATGCTTTTCTTGAGTCGCTCTGGCCGCGGGCGGCGGCGCGAGGCGTCAGCCGTGCGACGTTCACGCAGACAATTGCCGACATCACCGAGGATCCGTCAGTGCCGGTGGCGGTCGGCAAGCAGCCGGAATTCGAGCGGCTTCTGTCCGCCTATTTCAAAGAGGCTGTCTCGCCGACGCGGATCGCGCGCGGCCGCGCCCTGGCTGGTACCTATCGTAGCGAACTTGAGACTGTCGTGCGCCGCTATGGCGTTCCTTCGGGCATTCTGCTTGCGGCGTGGGGGATGGAGAGCGATTTCGGCCGCGACCGCGGCAACAAGGATGTCGTGCGCTCCCTGGCCACACTCGCCTTTCATCCCCGCGATACCGACATTTTCGTCAACGAGTTCGTCAGCGCGCTCGTCATTCTGGAGCAGGGGCGTCTGCCGCGCGGCCGTCTTATCGGTTCCTGGGCGGGCGCCATGGGCGATCCGCAATTCATGCCCTCGGCCTATCTCAAATATGCCGTGAGCTATCGCGAAACGGGCGCGCCGGATATCTGGAACAATCCCGCCGATACGCTTGCCTCGATCGGGCATTTTTTGCGTGCCTCCGGCTGGAATCCGGCTTTGCCGTGGGGTGTCGAAGTTGTCCTGCCGGAGAATTTCGCCTTCAAGACCCTGCATGCTGATTTTCGCGACTTCGCCGCGGCGGGAGTCAAAGCGGCGAACGGGCGGGCACTGCCACAGGGCAGGGCGACTTTGTTCCTCCCCGCCGGCGCCAGCGGCCCGGCCTTTTTGCTCAGCGACAATTATTGGGTTCTGAAGGCCTATAACAATTCCGACTCTTACGCGCTGTCTCTCGCCTGTCTCGGCGACCGCATCGAAGGGCGAAGCGGGCTGCACAGAGCGTGGCCGAAAAATCAGACGCTCTTCAGCCGTTCCGAAAAGCTCGAAATCCAGAAGCTGCTGGCGAAGCTCAATCTTTATCGCGGCACGTTCGACGGTAAATTCGGCCAGGCCTCACGCGACGCGATCCATGCCTTTCAGATCGAGGCAGGCGACGCGCCCGCAGACGGCGCGGCGCGCGCCGATCTGCTCACGCGCCTGCACGCGGCGGCGCGATAA
- a CDS encoding efflux RND transporter periplasmic adaptor subunit yields the protein MRKFAWPLRALTTLVAVVAAIFVGIGLWDYYIDAPWTRDGRIRTDVAIIAPDVSGLVSEVLVRDNQHVKKGDVLFRIDPERFKIALREAEAQVAAKDAANIQAASDYARYSKLTDLSVTQQQLELSRASAESARAGYDQAVAARDLAKLNLARSEVRASVNGMITNMGLRPGTYISTGQGAMALIDEDTLRVEGYFEETKLPRIHVGSRATIRLMGDTRDLTGHVESISGGIVDRERSEGSNLLANINPTFSWVRLAQRVPVRIKLDAVPTGESLVSGRTATVSITPDGETPKHGLAHLWQMIAARF from the coding sequence ATGAGGAAATTTGCCTGGCCCTTGCGCGCACTGACGACGCTGGTTGCCGTCGTGGCGGCCATTTTCGTCGGCATCGGCCTTTGGGATTATTACATCGACGCGCCCTGGACGCGCGACGGCCGGATACGCACGGATGTCGCGATCATCGCACCAGATGTCTCCGGCCTCGTGTCCGAAGTGCTCGTGCGCGACAATCAGCATGTGAAGAAGGGAGATGTCCTTTTCCGCATAGACCCGGAGCGCTTCAAGATCGCGCTGCGCGAGGCCGAAGCGCAGGTCGCGGCGAAAGATGCCGCAAACATACAGGCCGCCTCCGATTATGCCCGCTACAGCAAGCTCACGGACCTCTCTGTGACCCAGCAACAGCTCGAACTCTCCAGGGCGAGCGCGGAATCCGCGAGAGCTGGATACGATCAGGCTGTCGCCGCGCGCGATCTCGCCAAGCTCAATCTCGCCCGCTCGGAGGTGCGCGCCTCCGTCAATGGAATGATCACTAATATGGGCCTGCGCCCTGGCACCTATATTTCCACCGGTCAAGGTGCGATGGCCCTGATCGACGAAGACACGCTGCGCGTCGAAGGCTATTTCGAGGAAACGAAATTGCCGCGTATCCATGTCGGCAGCCGCGCCACGATCCGGCTGATGGGCGATACGCGCGATCTCACCGGCCATGTTGAGAGTATCTCCGGCGGCATCGTCGATCGTGAGCGCAGCGAAGGCTCCAATCTTCTGGCCAACATCAATCCCACATTCTCCTGGGTGCGCTTGGCGCAGCGCGTCCCCGTGCGCATCAAGCTCGATGCCGTGCCAACCGGCGAGAGCCTCGTCTCCGGCCGCACAGCAACCGTCTCGATCACGCCGGACGGCGAGACGCCGAAACACGGGCTCGCACATCTCTGGCAGATGATCGCCGCGCGGTTTTGA
- a CDS encoding DUF1656 domain-containing protein has protein sequence MSGEFDIIGVFIPTLGIWMLIAFALTAMLRRILAACHFYNLVWHRALFDLALYVVTLGLVVFIAQEFTT, from the coding sequence ATGAGCGGCGAATTCGACATCATTGGCGTTTTCATTCCGACGCTCGGAATCTGGATGCTGATCGCTTTCGCGCTCACGGCGATGCTGCGCAGGATTCTCGCCGCCTGCCACTTCTACAATCTGGTCTGGCATCGCGCCCTGTTCGACCTGGCGCTCTATGTCGTGACCCTCGGTCTTGTCGTATTCATCGCTCAAGAGTTCACCACATGA